One part of the Desulfomonile tiedjei genome encodes these proteins:
- a CDS encoding hydroxymethylglutaryl-CoA synthase family protein, translating into MHKVGISLCGGYLPIYRIDRKLIADNWGRSCLGGERAVANNDEDAITMAVEAARNCLCGVNKDEVDGLFFATTSAPYQEKMNSAMIATAADLKRDIVTADFAHSLRTGTGALKAALDSVKAGSTRSVLVTSADCRLGYPRSDQEQNFGDGAAAVLVSDQNIIATFEGDYSICNEMHDVWRNPEDTYVRTWEGRFILGEGYTNHMVEVIQGILKKYQLAPKDISTAVLPASDLKTHKGLVRKLGLDPETQVQDPLLSSVGFCGAAQPLLMLVAALEDARPGDLLLLANYADGADALLFKVTENCASAGCRRKLRELLDHNIMLTSYARFLSYKGLIEAMPGEPFRLFPSATVTWRERNSIIRAHGSRCQQCGATAFPVQRICFQCHSKDQFVEVPLADREGEVFTFTLDNLAGRSDDPVIVQTIAQLEDNARFYGMMTDCVPSEVKLGMPVKLTFRRIYDGMGIHNYFWKLRPVIKESVSNG; encoded by the coding sequence ATGCATAAGGTTGGAATTTCTCTATGCGGCGGCTACTTGCCTATTTACAGAATAGATAGAAAGCTCATTGCCGACAATTGGGGTCGCTCCTGCCTAGGCGGGGAACGGGCTGTGGCCAACAACGATGAAGATGCCATTACGATGGCCGTGGAAGCAGCCCGCAATTGTCTTTGTGGAGTGAACAAGGACGAGGTCGACGGCCTTTTCTTTGCGACCACCAGCGCCCCGTACCAAGAGAAGATGAACTCGGCCATGATTGCGACGGCTGCGGACCTTAAGCGGGATATAGTCACCGCGGACTTTGCCCATTCTTTACGGACCGGCACCGGGGCCTTAAAGGCCGCCCTCGATTCGGTCAAGGCAGGATCGACCCGTTCAGTTTTGGTTACCTCCGCGGATTGCCGTCTAGGCTATCCGAGGTCCGATCAGGAGCAAAACTTCGGGGATGGGGCAGCCGCTGTCCTGGTAAGTGATCAGAACATCATAGCTACCTTTGAAGGGGATTATTCGATCTGCAATGAGATGCATGATGTGTGGAGAAACCCCGAAGACACGTATGTTCGAACCTGGGAGGGCAGGTTTATCCTGGGGGAGGGCTATACCAATCATATGGTGGAAGTTATCCAAGGAATATTGAAGAAATATCAACTGGCGCCCAAGGATATCTCAACTGCCGTTTTGCCGGCCTCCGACCTTAAGACCCATAAAGGACTCGTCCGGAAACTGGGTCTTGATCCCGAAACCCAAGTTCAGGACCCCTTGCTCTCCTCAGTGGGATTCTGTGGTGCGGCCCAGCCTCTGTTGATGCTGGTGGCTGCCCTGGAGGATGCCCGCCCGGGAGATCTCCTGCTGTTAGCCAATTATGCCGACGGCGCTGACGCCCTGCTGTTTAAAGTCACTGAAAACTGTGCATCAGCGGGGTGCCGGCGCAAATTGAGAGAATTGCTTGATCATAACATCATGTTGACGTCCTATGCCCGATTCCTCAGTTACAAGGGCCTGATTGAAGCCATGCCCGGCGAACCTTTCCGGCTTTTCCCCTCGGCTACCGTAACCTGGAGGGAACGCAACAGCATAATCAGGGCTCATGGCAGTAGGTGTCAACAGTGCGGCGCGACGGCTTTTCCCGTTCAACGCATTTGTTTCCAATGCCATTCCAAGGACCAGTTTGTGGAGGTTCCCCTTGCCGATAGGGAAGGGGAGGTCTTTACCTTCACTTTGGACAACTTGGCCGGCAGGAGCGATGACCCTGTGATCGTTCAAACCATCGCTCAACTGGAGGACAACGCGAGGTTCTACGGCATGATGACTGACTGTGTCCCATCGGAGGTTAAGCTGGGCATGCCGGTAAAACTTACTTTTCGTCGGATTTACGACGGGATGGGGATTCACAATTACTTCTGGAAACTGAGGCCGGTTATTAAGGAGAGCGTGAGCAATGGGTAG
- a CDS encoding ABC transporter substrate-binding protein encodes MVKFLGIATCLLATLSLSGIGLCADKSPIVIGHVNTYSGHAAFYGKGAGTGGKLAVDEINAAGGVLGRQLKYIERDDQLKPDVGLKEAKDLILNQKVHFLTGTISSAVSLAISSYCKEKKVMFILNPAQSASSTEELGHRYIFRFSNNSTPLAGVPAVRAAKMWGAKKLFALCPDYEFGHRALKDFMHFYKKEVPDAQLIGELWPKQGTTDFTPYITTIMASGADLVIVALYGGEEHAFVKQAYPYGFYDKMRVVELLAGSHENWTKVKEGQPAPVGAVCGSRYPYWAIDNPRSQHFAKKYQEITGQVPQSAGIMAYSTIYALKASIEAVGGTDTEKNVDYWTGRVFETPIGPIKMRACDNQAMWPSWSGVIGWGDGLSFPHGQKLEKAEPVEATYSTCEEVAKARSQQK; translated from the coding sequence ATGGTGAAATTCTTGGGGATCGCAACATGTCTCTTGGCGACGTTGTCTTTGTCCGGCATCGGTCTGTGCGCGGACAAATCTCCCATCGTGATCGGCCACGTGAACACTTACAGTGGGCATGCAGCGTTCTATGGCAAGGGGGCAGGAACAGGAGGGAAGCTTGCCGTCGATGAGATCAATGCGGCCGGAGGCGTCCTTGGCCGGCAGCTAAAATACATAGAAAGAGACGACCAACTTAAACCGGACGTCGGGCTTAAGGAAGCCAAAGATCTCATTCTCAATCAGAAAGTGCATTTCTTGACTGGAACCATAAGCAGTGCGGTTTCCTTGGCGATTTCATCCTATTGCAAGGAAAAGAAGGTCATGTTCATTCTTAATCCCGCTCAATCGGCTTCCTCAACGGAGGAGCTTGGGCACCGGTACATCTTCCGCTTCTCTAACAACTCAACGCCTCTTGCCGGGGTCCCTGCCGTAAGGGCCGCTAAAATGTGGGGCGCCAAGAAGCTGTTTGCTCTTTGCCCGGATTACGAATTCGGTCACAGGGCCTTAAAAGATTTTATGCATTTCTACAAAAAGGAAGTCCCCGATGCACAACTCATAGGCGAGCTGTGGCCCAAGCAGGGCACAACGGATTTCACGCCCTACATTACTACAATTATGGCCTCCGGCGCGGATCTGGTCATCGTCGCCCTTTATGGCGGCGAGGAACATGCGTTTGTAAAGCAGGCATACCCTTATGGCTTTTACGACAAGATGCGCGTGGTGGAATTGCTAGCGGGGTCCCACGAGAACTGGACAAAGGTGAAGGAAGGCCAGCCGGCTCCAGTCGGCGCTGTTTGTGGTAGCCGGTACCCGTACTGGGCCATTGACAATCCCAGGAGCCAACATTTTGCAAAGAAGTATCAGGAAATAACGGGGCAAGTCCCCCAAAGCGCGGGCATTATGGCTTATTCCACGATTTATGCCCTGAAAGCGTCCATCGAAGCTGTAGGCGGCACTGATACGGAGAAGAACGTGGATTACTGGACCGGCAGGGTCTTTGAGACGCCTATCGGACCCATAAAGATGCGAGCATGCGACAACCAGGCCATGTGGCCCAGTTGGTCCGGCGTTATCGGTTGGGGCGATGGCTTGTCTTTTCCGCATGGCCAGAAGTTGGAGAAGGCTGAGCCTGTTGAAGCCACATATAGTACTTGCGAGGAGGTTGCAAAGGCACGGTCCCAACAAAAATGA
- a CDS encoding ABC transporter substrate-binding protein, with protein sequence MRKFLGITTCLLATLCLSGIGLCADTSPILIGHVNTYSGHGAFYGKGAGAGARLAVDEINAAGGVLGRKLKWIERDDQFKPDIGLKEAKDLILNQHVHFLTGTLSSSVALAVSSYAKEKKVMFISTLCQSAAITEEQGHRYVFRFGSNSTTIAAVPAMRAAKTWGGKKIFTLCPDYEWGHRAQKDFLEFYKKEVPDAQIVGELWPKTGTTDFTPYISTIMASGADLVLIALVGGEEHAFVKQAYPYGFYDKMHVVELLAGSQENWSKVKKGQPAPIGSMTGCRYPYWAIDDPRSQNFSKKFQEITGYVPQFTGITAYCMIYALKESIEAAGGTDTEKNVDYWTGRVFDTPVGPIKMRACDNQAMWPSWSAVTGWSEGFPFPHGTKLEKVEDIEATYSKCEAVENARSQKK encoded by the coding sequence ATGCGCAAATTCTTGGGGATCACAACATGTCTGTTGGCAACGCTGTGTTTGTCCGGCATCGGGCTGTGCGCGGATACATCCCCGATCCTGATCGGCCACGTGAACACGTACAGTGGGCACGGGGCCTTTTACGGCAAGGGGGCCGGAGCCGGAGCGCGGCTCGCAGTAGATGAGATCAATGCAGCCGGCGGCGTCCTGGGGCGGAAGCTAAAATGGATAGAAAGAGACGATCAATTCAAACCGGACATCGGCCTCAAGGAAGCCAAGGACCTCATCCTCAATCAGCACGTGCATTTCCTTACGGGGACGTTGAGCAGCTCAGTCGCGTTAGCGGTTTCCTCCTATGCCAAGGAAAAAAAGGTCATGTTTATCTCTACCCTCTGTCAATCGGCCGCGATAACGGAGGAACAGGGGCATCGCTATGTTTTCCGCTTTGGCTCCAACTCGACGACCATTGCGGCGGTCCCTGCCATGAGAGCGGCGAAAACGTGGGGCGGCAAAAAAATATTTACACTTTGCCCGGACTATGAGTGGGGGCACAGGGCCCAAAAGGACTTTCTAGAGTTTTATAAGAAGGAAGTACCCGATGCGCAAATCGTGGGTGAGCTGTGGCCCAAGACGGGCACAACGGATTTCACCCCTTATATTTCGACGATTATGGCCTCTGGTGCGGATTTGGTCCTCATCGCCCTGGTTGGAGGAGAAGAGCATGCGTTTGTAAAACAGGCCTACCCTTATGGCTTTTACGACAAAATGCACGTGGTGGAATTGCTTGCGGGGTCTCAAGAGAACTGGTCAAAGGTGAAGAAAGGCCAACCGGCTCCAATCGGCTCAATGACTGGTTGCAGGTACCCGTACTGGGCCATTGACGATCCCAGGAGCCAAAACTTTTCAAAGAAGTTTCAAGAAATAACCGGTTACGTCCCCCAGTTCACCGGCATTACCGCCTATTGCATGATTTACGCCTTGAAAGAGTCGATCGAAGCTGCGGGCGGCACGGATACGGAGAAGAACGTGGATTACTGGACAGGCAGGGTCTTTGACACGCCTGTCGGCCCGATAAAAATGCGAGCATGTGACAACCAGGCTATGTGGCCCTCTTGGTCCGCGGTTACCGGTTGGAGCGAAGGCTTTCCTTTCCCGCACGGGACAAAGCTCGAGAAGGTCGAGGATATTGAAGCCACATATAGCAAGTGCGAAGCGGTTGAGAACGCGCGTTCTCAAAAGAAGTGA
- a CDS encoding sigma 54-interacting transcriptional regulator, giving the protein MSDLFDSICTALPLIARFSCGFATVIDLSNSRRKTVDGDGNDSSEYLLSSYEGFEEAVKLRQPLLVPSKMNSGVFNLFLPIGDCFLIINNSGHVGLADKLKIIFEEAIPLIARVAGGEAVLFDRKGIRFFSVGPDGRESDKGVGQYTYMGKRAMELGRPVIGPSLLEDGALAVRIPITDNFGMGVNNVVSVKQKKQLAAISQQNQRRYTFSNIIGKSDSLLNCLQQAKQVAEKSSTVLVSGETGTGKELLVQSIHSASQRSGGPFVALNCGAIPSGLVESQLFGYEAGSFTGARKGGQRGLFEQANGGTLFLDEISEMNLELQSRLLRVLQERELVRIGGTKVISINVRVIASTNKDLWGMVASGGFRQDLYYRLSVIELRIPPLRDRIEDLPLLIRHFITEFRANFGTFVEDISEEALECLQCHPWPGNVRELRNCIERIMNLSTNKVIGIEDIPVIIRKQGEQEALEHREVQPRPISAEPLDAGQSFDNSRSWPLPQGSLLKGTTGAAERSVILEALEKSFYNRRKAARMLGISSTTLWRKMKKLAISTGE; this is encoded by the coding sequence ATGAGTGATCTTTTCGACTCCATTTGCACAGCTCTTCCCCTCATTGCGCGCTTCTCGTGTGGCTTCGCCACAGTCATCGATCTGAGTAATTCGCGTCGGAAAACCGTCGACGGGGACGGGAATGATTCGAGCGAGTATCTTCTGAGCAGCTATGAAGGATTTGAGGAGGCGGTAAAGTTACGTCAGCCTCTCCTCGTTCCATCCAAGATGAACAGCGGGGTCTTTAATCTGTTTCTGCCTATTGGAGACTGCTTTCTCATCATAAACAACTCCGGCCATGTCGGGCTTGCAGACAAGCTGAAAATAATCTTTGAAGAAGCCATTCCCCTTATCGCACGGGTTGCGGGCGGGGAGGCTGTGCTCTTCGACCGAAAAGGCATTCGGTTCTTCAGCGTAGGCCCTGATGGCAGAGAGTCGGACAAGGGAGTGGGCCAATATACTTACATGGGCAAACGAGCCATGGAATTGGGGCGCCCGGTAATCGGCCCTTCACTTCTCGAGGATGGGGCGCTTGCCGTGCGCATTCCCATCACCGACAACTTTGGGATGGGTGTCAACAACGTAGTTTCCGTAAAGCAAAAGAAACAACTTGCCGCTATCAGCCAGCAGAATCAAAGGCGTTACACGTTTTCGAATATCATAGGAAAGAGCGATAGCCTGCTCAATTGTCTGCAGCAGGCCAAACAAGTGGCTGAAAAAAGCTCCACCGTGCTGGTATCGGGAGAAACGGGCACCGGCAAAGAACTCCTCGTCCAGTCCATCCATAGCGCCAGTCAGCGGTCCGGCGGACCGTTCGTTGCCTTGAACTGCGGCGCCATTCCCTCAGGCTTAGTGGAAAGCCAACTTTTCGGCTATGAGGCCGGGTCCTTCACCGGGGCTCGCAAAGGGGGCCAACGGGGACTTTTCGAGCAGGCAAACGGCGGAACGCTTTTTTTGGACGAAATAAGCGAAATGAACCTGGAACTTCAGTCAAGGCTGCTGAGAGTGCTTCAGGAGAGGGAACTCGTACGAATCGGTGGCACAAAAGTCATTTCCATAAATGTCAGGGTCATTGCTTCAACCAATAAAGACCTTTGGGGGATGGTGGCAAGCGGCGGATTTCGCCAAGACCTCTACTATCGGCTAAGTGTGATAGAATTACGAATTCCCCCCTTGCGGGATAGGATTGAAGACCTTCCCCTGCTGATCAGGCACTTCATAACCGAATTCAGAGCAAACTTCGGCACATTCGTTGAGGACATTTCGGAAGAAGCCCTTGAGTGCCTGCAATGCCATCCGTGGCCCGGCAATGTACGAGAGCTTCGCAACTGCATCGAACGGATCATGAACCTTAGCACAAACAAGGTGATCGGGATCGAGGACATTCCGGTGATCATACGTAAGCAAGGGGAACAGGAGGCCCTCGAACATAGAGAGGTTCAGCCAAGGCCAATTTCTGCAGAACCGCTGGATGCCGGGCAATCCTTCGATAACAGTCGTTCCTGGCCACTCCCCCAAGGTTCTCTTCTCAAGGGAACCACAGGAGCAGCAGAGCGCTCGGTCATCCTGGAAGCGCTGGAAAAGTCGTTCTACAATCGCCGGAAGGCCGCCCGAATGCTTGGAATCAGCAGCACGACGCTCTGGCGCAAGATGAAGAAATTGGCAATTTCTACAGGTGAATGA
- a CDS encoding ABC transporter substrate-binding protein has translation MTIFTKKEVEPALLREAATKGQIKTTVVLFLALCFTFAIMWRCEAQEQIMVGLSLSPTGPPSIAERTEDLEAGIRDCLDIANEEGGINGKKLGHVMQDDQYKADVGVKVFEDIMAKYKPLCFFALGSPVALATAPLVKDRYQVLYASGAFSAKLAVSGIPSMFMPGPTYGDQFAVALKYIARSKKNAKVAFFYSKGPFGEDPLAYGRVVCSRLKLDLVGEVAGDIKGGDHTAQIEELKAKNPDFVLMHGWPGPPNAALIKQCHDLGLKSQFVTTIWAADKRAVEALGPDGPEYLTVSPYAYWWMDDVPMIATIKAHTAKRYPDVKFRPLAYFVTFTSGKIFVECLRRADAAGELNAQGVTKALQSLKDFDTKGLTPPLTIRSNRFPVARVLKSNPAKGILEPVSDWITFY, from the coding sequence ATGACCATTTTCACCAAGAAAGAGGTAGAACCCGCCCTGCTCAGGGAGGCGGCTACGAAAGGACAAATCAAGACGACGGTGGTTCTGTTCTTGGCTTTGTGTTTCACCTTCGCAATCATGTGGAGATGTGAGGCTCAGGAACAGATCATGGTGGGGCTGAGTCTGTCCCCCACCGGACCTCCAAGCATCGCGGAGAGGACCGAGGACCTCGAAGCCGGCATCAGGGATTGTCTCGACATAGCCAATGAGGAAGGAGGAATTAATGGCAAGAAACTCGGACACGTTATGCAAGACGATCAATACAAGGCCGACGTTGGAGTGAAGGTTTTCGAAGACATTATGGCCAAATATAAGCCACTTTGTTTCTTTGCATTAGGCTCTCCGGTGGCACTAGCGACTGCGCCTTTGGTCAAAGATCGCTACCAAGTCCTCTACGCCTCGGGCGCTTTTTCAGCCAAGCTGGCAGTCAGCGGTATTCCCTCAATGTTTATGCCCGGACCCACTTACGGGGACCAGTTCGCTGTCGCTCTCAAGTACATCGCCCGATCAAAGAAGAACGCGAAGGTAGCTTTCTTTTACTCTAAGGGTCCATTCGGCGAGGACCCTTTAGCCTATGGTCGTGTGGTTTGCAGTAGGCTGAAACTGGATCTGGTCGGTGAAGTGGCAGGCGACATCAAAGGTGGAGATCACACCGCTCAAATTGAGGAACTCAAGGCCAAGAATCCGGATTTTGTGCTTATGCACGGTTGGCCCGGCCCCCCGAATGCCGCACTGATCAAACAATGTCATGATCTCGGACTAAAAAGCCAATTTGTGACTACAATCTGGGCCGCGGATAAACGTGCTGTTGAAGCGCTGGGTCCTGACGGGCCGGAATACCTGACAGTAAGTCCGTACGCTTACTGGTGGATGGACGATGTGCCGATGATCGCCACGATCAAGGCCCACACTGCTAAGCGCTATCCTGATGTCAAATTCCGACCCTTGGCATATTTCGTGACATTCACCTCGGGAAAGATCTTTGTCGAATGTCTTAGGAGGGCGGATGCTGCCGGGGAATTGAACGCCCAAGGCGTGACAAAGGCCTTACAGTCTCTGAAAGACTTTGACACGAAGGGGCTGACACCACCGTTGACTATCAGGAGCAACAGGTTTCCCGTGGCTCGAGTTTTGAAATCGAATCCGGCCAAAGGGATACTGGAACCGGTTTCAGACTGGATCACATTCTATTGA
- the dctP gene encoding TRAP transporter substrate-binding protein DctP, which yields MFKKAVVAVMAFLAFGLFPLAPAFGQTTLRFYCAYPEKSYTGQSTLFFANEVARLTTNQVQVKVSWPGKDVKIGEVFDAVCQGELDGYSGSLVYFAGKMPEVNCQWLPFNWANANDAKDVLINKGYMNVMAEAAATHGVTYLGALSAMNMGFLTKFPVAKIGDLKGKKIRSAGGILSEEAEALGASAVDLPAPDQYEALKSGRLDGTDFPWYAVEGYKLSEVVSYLVRPALHTPGVLDIIVNTKILKSLPPDQQQAVRKAAMNTMEQSFALSDARDEDALRKAESLGVTVSVIPEFQLVKFRGAMRPLWNREAKKSPHSAKLVEILREHLRKSMGVEQ from the coding sequence ATGTTCAAGAAGGCTGTGGTAGCGGTGATGGCGTTCCTTGCATTTGGTCTTTTCCCGCTGGCTCCGGCGTTCGGCCAGACCACTTTGCGTTTCTACTGCGCGTACCCGGAAAAGAGCTACACCGGCCAAAGCACTCTCTTCTTTGCCAATGAGGTGGCAAGGCTCACCACCAATCAAGTGCAGGTCAAGGTTTCCTGGCCCGGCAAGGATGTCAAGATCGGTGAAGTCTTCGACGCTGTTTGTCAAGGCGAGTTGGATGGCTACTCGGGCTCGCTTGTCTACTTTGCCGGCAAGATGCCCGAGGTTAACTGCCAATGGCTGCCGTTCAATTGGGCGAACGCGAACGACGCGAAGGACGTGCTGATCAATAAGGGTTACATGAACGTCATGGCCGAAGCAGCGGCCACACACGGGGTCACCTACCTCGGCGCTCTATCGGCAATGAATATGGGCTTCCTCACAAAGTTTCCCGTGGCAAAGATCGGCGACCTCAAGGGTAAGAAGATAAGGAGCGCAGGAGGAATTCTATCGGAGGAAGCGGAGGCCTTGGGGGCCTCGGCAGTCGATTTGCCGGCCCCGGACCAGTACGAGGCTTTGAAGAGCGGAAGATTGGATGGCACCGACTTCCCCTGGTACGCAGTGGAAGGCTACAAATTATCCGAGGTGGTGAGCTACCTCGTAAGGCCGGCTTTGCACACACCGGGAGTCCTTGACATCATCGTTAACACCAAGATCTTGAAATCTCTCCCGCCCGACCAGCAGCAAGCTGTGCGAAAGGCTGCCATGAACACCATGGAACAAAGCTTCGCGCTCTCTGATGCACGTGACGAAGACGCTTTGAGAAAGGCCGAAAGCCTCGGCGTGACAGTCTCCGTGATCCCGGAGTTCCAGCTTGTCAAGTTCCGGGGAGCTATGAGACCCCTGTGGAATAGGGAAGCCAAGAAATCTCCACACTCCGCCAAACTGGTGGAGATCCTCCGGGAACATCTAAGGAAATCCATGGGCGTCGAGCAATAG
- a CDS encoding branched-chain amino acid ABC transporter permease: METKFILVQTLSGISVGMVIFLIAVGLSLIFGALRVLNLAHGSLYMIGAYLSFWVASLMPNSGYSFWWALLLAPIGAALVGGLLEVVLIRRIYQREHVDQFLLTFGLILVIGDLVKILWGVEFNMVQGPAELSGGVEIMGSMFPAYNLFLIGCGIVIYLALSLLMNFTGLGRTIRAMTYERNMVNALGINVPMTYTLVFMLGCWLAGVGGTLIAPIQAVRPGMDIDILIECFIVVVVGGLGSLSGAFVGALLFGILNAYGILLAPRLAIAFAFMLMIVVLVIRPWGLMGKPE; the protein is encoded by the coding sequence ATGGAAACAAAATTTATCCTCGTACAAACACTAAGCGGTATCAGTGTAGGGATGGTCATCTTCCTGATTGCCGTTGGTCTTTCGTTGATTTTCGGCGCCCTGCGCGTCCTGAACCTGGCCCATGGGTCTCTCTACATGATAGGTGCCTACCTGAGTTTCTGGGTAGCCTCCCTTATGCCAAATAGTGGCTACTCATTTTGGTGGGCGCTACTGCTGGCCCCAATAGGCGCCGCCCTGGTTGGCGGCTTACTGGAAGTAGTCTTGATAAGGCGTATATATCAACGAGAGCACGTTGACCAGTTTCTTCTAACCTTCGGTTTAATCTTGGTAATTGGTGACCTGGTCAAGATTTTGTGGGGAGTCGAGTTCAACATGGTGCAAGGGCCTGCGGAACTGAGCGGCGGGGTAGAAATTATGGGGAGCATGTTTCCTGCCTACAACCTGTTCCTTATCGGTTGCGGGATAGTCATTTATTTGGCTTTGTCGCTCTTGATGAATTTCACCGGCCTGGGCAGAACCATAAGAGCGATGACCTATGAGAGAAACATGGTCAATGCCCTCGGAATAAACGTTCCCATGACCTACACTTTGGTCTTTATGTTGGGATGCTGGCTGGCCGGAGTAGGAGGAACGTTGATTGCCCCGATACAGGCAGTCAGGCCGGGCATGGATATCGACATATTAATAGAGTGCTTTATCGTCGTGGTTGTAGGCGGTCTTGGAAGCCTGTCGGGAGCGTTTGTGGGGGCGTTGCTGTTTGGCATTCTTAATGCCTATGGGATACTCCTTGCGCCGAGGCTGGCCATCGCCTTTGCGTTTATGCTCATGATCGTTGTCCTAGTAATTCGTCCCTGGGGACTGATGGGAAAGCCGGAATGA
- a CDS encoding acetyl-CoA acetyltransferase — protein sequence MGSIKDKVAIIGMGCSKFGERWDKGPVDLAIEAAYEAYEDAGIEAKDIEACWFSTLMSPVNGISGTVAADGLKLGNIPIIRNENWCTSGHIALLEACMAVASGAYDVVLALGVEKLKDTGFAGLGAGRGMHPVYEARRTAPGSFALIATRYFETYGLSAEEGKMTLAKIEVKNHDNGSLCPKAHFRNKITVDTALKAPIVSWPLGLFDCCGNSDGAACAIITTAENAKSFRGDPIFLKGFGISTDAMMPHFRPGFSWTSFDALVNSSRRAYEMAGIKNPREELSLAEVHDCFSITELLIYEDFGFSPRGKAKEDVDSGFFTRQGGLPVNVDGGLKCFGHPVGASGLRMTYEIYKQLQGKADLPERQIRNPRLGLSNTFGGPPQMSAVAIFGNEKG from the coding sequence ATGGGTAGCATCAAAGATAAGGTCGCTATTATCGGTATGGGCTGCTCGAAGTTTGGCGAGCGGTGGGACAAAGGACCCGTGGATTTGGCCATTGAAGCGGCGTATGAAGCCTATGAAGATGCCGGTATCGAAGCCAAGGATATCGAGGCATGCTGGTTCTCCACGCTCATGTCCCCGGTGAACGGAATTTCAGGGACGGTTGCCGCCGACGGCTTGAAGCTTGGGAACATCCCGATCATTCGGAACGAAAACTGGTGCACATCCGGGCACATCGCCCTCCTGGAAGCATGCATGGCCGTGGCAAGTGGGGCTTACGATGTGGTCCTGGCGCTCGGGGTGGAGAAACTGAAGGATACCGGCTTTGCAGGCCTAGGTGCAGGCAGGGGAATGCATCCGGTCTATGAGGCTCGAAGGACTGCCCCAGGCTCTTTCGCTCTGATCGCTACACGGTATTTCGAGACCTATGGTCTTTCCGCAGAAGAGGGCAAAATGACTCTGGCCAAAATCGAGGTCAAGAATCACGACAACGGCAGCCTCTGTCCCAAGGCCCACTTCAGAAACAAGATTACCGTCGATACCGCTTTGAAGGCACCTATCGTCTCCTGGCCCCTGGGGCTTTTTGATTGCTGCGGAAACAGCGACGGAGCGGCCTGTGCCATTATCACCACGGCCGAAAACGCCAAGAGCTTTCGGGGCGATCCCATTTTCCTAAAAGGATTCGGCATCTCCACCGATGCCATGATGCCTCATTTCAGACCTGGATTCAGCTGGACCAGTTTTGATGCTCTGGTCAACTCATCCCGCAGGGCCTATGAGATGGCCGGGATCAAGAATCCCAGGGAGGAATTAAGTCTGGCTGAGGTCCATGACTGCTTTTCCATCACCGAGTTGTTGATTTATGAAGATTTCGGCTTCAGCCCCAGAGGGAAAGCAAAGGAAGATGTAGATTCGGGCTTTTTCACCCGGCAGGGTGGATTGCCTGTGAACGTCGATGGGGGACTCAAGTGTTTCGGGCATCCGGTTGGAGCCAGTGGACTGCGCATGACCTACGAGATTTACAAGCAGTTGCAAGGCAAGGCGGATTTGCCCGAGCGACAGATTCGAAATCCCAGGCTGGGTCTGTCCAACACTTTCGGTGGACCCCCTCAGATGAGTGCGGTAGCCATCTTTGGGAACGAAAAAGGATAA